A single Pseudomonas sp. DC1.2 DNA region contains:
- a CDS encoding LTA synthase family protein produces the protein MANPDALSQQRASSRLLQPTVKSHLAYTLLCALVMMVMFTLLRVALLAYNREMILNTPASTFLEAFANGLRFDLRLVVYICIPLLLALFSVRAMAARGFFRFWLTVASSIALFLGLMEMDFYREFHQRLNGLVFQYVKEDPKTVMSMLWYGFPVVRYLLAWAVGTLILTLAFKGADRATRPRGPFSGGSIGTRQIAPWYTRIAVFVVCLLVCVVAARGTLRQGPPLRWGDVYTTDSNFANQLGLNGTLQLIAAAKSRMSDEHSNIWKATLDQPVAQQIVRDMLLTPSDKLVDADSAAVRRNYTPDASKTLPIKNVVVILMESFAGHSVGALGRPGNITPAFDKLSKEGLLFDRFFSNGTHTHQGMFATMACFPNLPGFEYLMQTPEGSHKLSGLPQLLSGRDYDDVYVYNGDFAWDNQSGFFSNQGMTNFIGRNDFVNPVFSDPTWGVSDQDMFDRGLEELKARDGTDKKPFYALLQTLSNHTPYALPTPLPVEPVTDRGSLNEHLTAMRYSDWALGQFFEKARKEPYFKETLFVVVGDHGFGNEQQITEMDLGRFNVPMLMVGPGIQEKFGQRDHTVGTQIDIVPTIMGRVGGDVVHQCWGRDLLNLPPGDKGFGVIKPSGSEQTVALLTADRVLVLPKDMPPKLYRYELGANPKGDLIPAAADEAELQRKLESFLQTATKSLLDNTAGVVDSKLN, from the coding sequence ATGGCAAACCCGGACGCCCTGAGTCAGCAGCGAGCTTCTAGTCGCCTGCTGCAACCGACCGTCAAATCGCATCTGGCCTACACGCTGCTGTGCGCTCTGGTCATGATGGTCATGTTTACCCTGCTGCGCGTTGCGCTGTTGGCTTATAACCGCGAGATGATCCTCAACACACCAGCGTCGACTTTCCTCGAAGCGTTTGCTAACGGCTTGCGTTTCGATTTGCGCCTGGTGGTTTACATCTGTATTCCGTTGTTGCTGGCATTGTTTAGCGTGCGCGCCATGGCAGCACGCGGATTCTTCCGCTTCTGGTTGACCGTCGCTTCGAGCATTGCGCTGTTCCTCGGTCTGATGGAGATGGACTTCTACCGTGAGTTCCACCAGCGCCTCAACGGCTTGGTCTTCCAATATGTGAAGGAAGATCCAAAAACCGTGATGAGCATGCTCTGGTACGGTTTTCCAGTCGTTCGCTACCTGCTGGCTTGGGCCGTTGGCACCCTGATTTTGACGCTGGCGTTCAAGGGCGCCGACCGCGCCACCCGTCCTCGTGGTCCTTTCAGTGGCGGCAGCATCGGCACTCGGCAGATTGCCCCGTGGTACACGCGCATTGCGGTATTCGTGGTTTGCTTGTTGGTCTGCGTGGTCGCCGCCCGTGGCACCTTGCGCCAGGGCCCGCCACTGCGCTGGGGTGACGTTTACACCACTGACTCAAACTTCGCCAACCAGTTGGGCCTTAATGGCACCTTGCAACTGATCGCGGCGGCCAAGAGCCGCATGTCGGATGAACACAGCAACATTTGGAAGGCCACGCTGGATCAGCCGGTAGCCCAGCAAATCGTGCGTGACATGCTGCTCACCCCAAGCGATAAGCTGGTGGATGCCGACAGTGCCGCCGTCCGCCGTAACTACACCCCGGACGCCAGCAAGACGTTGCCGATCAAAAACGTCGTGGTGATCCTGATGGAAAGCTTCGCCGGTCACTCGGTAGGTGCGCTGGGTCGCCCGGGCAACATCACGCCGGCCTTCGACAAACTGTCGAAAGAAGGGCTGTTGTTCGACCGCTTTTTCTCCAACGGTACGCATACCCACCAGGGCATGTTCGCTACCATGGCTTGCTTCCCGAACCTGCCCGGTTTCGAGTACCTGATGCAGACCCCCGAAGGCAGTCACAAGCTGTCTGGCCTGCCGCAGTTGCTGAGTGGCCGCGACTACGATGATGTGTATGTCTATAACGGCGATTTCGCCTGGGACAATCAGTCGGGGTTCTTCAGCAACCAAGGCATGACCAACTTCATCGGGCGTAATGACTTCGTCAATCCGGTGTTCTCCGACCCGACGTGGGGCGTGTCCGACCAAGACATGTTTGACCGAGGCCTGGAAGAGTTGAAGGCACGCGATGGCACGGATAAAAAGCCGTTTTATGCCTTGCTACAGACCCTCTCCAACCACACGCCATACGCATTGCCGACGCCGTTGCCGGTGGAACCGGTGACTGACCGTGGCAGCCTGAACGAACACTTGACCGCCATGCGCTATTCCGACTGGGCGTTGGGGCAGTTCTTTGAGAAGGCTCGTAAAGAGCCTTACTTCAAGGAAACGCTGTTCGTGGTGGTGGGTGACCACGGTTTTGGTAACGAGCAGCAAATTACCGAAATGGACCTGGGCCGCTTCAACGTGCCGATGCTGATGGTCGGGCCTGGTATCCAGGAAAAATTCGGCCAGCGTGACCACACAGTGGGCACTCAGATCGACATCGTGCCAACGATCATGGGGCGCGTCGGTGGCGATGTCGTGCATCAATGTTGGGGGCGTGACTTGCTGAACTTGCCGCCAGGCGACAAGGGCTTCGGCGTGATCAAGCCTTCGGGCAGCGAGCAGACGGTCGCATTGCTGACCGCCGACCGTGTATTGGTCTTGCCCAAAGATATGCCACCTAAGTTGTACCGGTACGAATTGGGCGCCAACCCGAAAGGCGACTTGATCCCCGCCGCTGCTGATGAAGCCGAGCTTCAGCGCAAGCTTGAGTCGTTCCTGCAAACCGCGACCAAAAGCCTGCTGGACAACACCGCTGGTGTGGTGGACAGCAAACTGAATTAA
- a CDS encoding START domain-containing protein — protein sequence MGSLHRIAVLCGLTVLLATTAAHAEDWKTAKDEGGIKVSLSEVPGSQYKAYRGVTVMKTSMAKLRALQEDVAGACAWIHECKTQKLLKHEGDQSWTYTQFNTPWPVTARDSVLHVTTVEGADGSLTRKLEGVPTYLPEEKGFVRVAQVEGFWKFVPKGADQIEVTYQVHTEPGGSVPSWLANKFVVDAPFNTLKALKDRAEKP from the coding sequence ATGGGTTCGCTGCATCGTATTGCTGTGCTGTGTGGTTTGACGGTGTTACTGGCCACTACGGCCGCCCACGCCGAGGACTGGAAAACCGCCAAGGACGAGGGCGGTATCAAAGTTTCCCTGAGTGAAGTGCCGGGCTCTCAATACAAGGCTTACCGTGGCGTTACAGTCATGAAAACCAGCATGGCCAAACTGCGTGCATTGCAGGAAGACGTCGCAGGGGCCTGTGCCTGGATTCATGAGTGCAAGACGCAGAAGCTGCTCAAGCACGAAGGCGACCAAAGCTGGACTTACACGCAGTTCAATACGCCATGGCCGGTTACCGCGCGAGATTCGGTGTTGCATGTCACCACGGTCGAAGGCGCCGATGGCAGCCTGACACGCAAGCTCGAAGGTGTGCCGACCTACCTTCCTGAAGAAAAGGGCTTTGTGCGGGTCGCTCAGGTTGAAGGTTTCTGGAAATTCGTGCCTAAAGGCGCCGATCAGATCGAAGTGACCTACCAGGTCCACACCGAGCCGGGCGGCAGCGTGCCGTCGTGGTTGGCCAACAAATTTGTGGTCGATGCGCCGTTTAATACCCTCAAGGCGCTGAAAGATCGCGCCGAGAAACCATAA
- a CDS encoding YkgJ family cysteine cluster protein, with the protein MKCREGCGACCIAPSISSSIPGMPNGKAAGERCVQLSVENMCNIFGQAERPTVCSAFTADAEVCGGSSEEAIKLLGWWEQMTAA; encoded by the coding sequence ATGAAATGCCGTGAAGGCTGTGGCGCCTGTTGTATTGCCCCGTCCATCAGTTCATCGATTCCCGGTATGCCCAATGGCAAAGCGGCGGGAGAACGTTGCGTCCAGCTTTCTGTCGAAAATATGTGCAATATTTTCGGCCAGGCAGAACGTCCGACAGTTTGTTCTGCATTCACAGCCGATGCCGAGGTCTGCGGTGGCAGCAGTGAAGAAGCGATAAAACTGTTGGGCTGGTGGGAACAAATGACGGCTGCATGA
- a CDS encoding translation initiation factor 2: MKTIFSAAWLFICLLMTVYTDGVMASSIQDNPATHRPAATPNAPVQDKKAVAVKKKAPPAKRRASTASKSKSASEVAKTRLPPAKLDLSLPPEMVKQLQPIGTVPLSRHDTAFPQMFGDKTGSSPFQLNGRLLSNEMQLQLRNEERRDVEGAALDFEFKQ, from the coding sequence ATGAAGACTATTTTTTCTGCCGCCTGGCTGTTTATCTGCCTACTGATGACCGTCTATACGGACGGCGTCATGGCAAGTTCCATTCAAGATAACCCGGCTACTCACCGTCCTGCGGCAACGCCGAATGCACCGGTGCAGGACAAAAAAGCGGTAGCGGTTAAAAAGAAAGCGCCTCCAGCGAAGCGGCGTGCTTCTACTGCCTCCAAGTCGAAATCGGCCAGCGAAGTCGCGAAAACCCGATTGCCACCGGCCAAACTCGATCTGAGCCTGCCCCCCGAAATGGTCAAGCAGCTACAGCCGATTGGCACGGTGCCATTGTCCCGGCACGACACGGCATTTCCGCAAATGTTCGGTGACAAGACCGGGAGCAGCCCCTTCCAGCTCAACGGCCGTTTGCTGAGTAACGAAATGCAGTTGCAACTGCGTAATGAAGAGCGCCGGGACGTCGAAGGCGCAGCGCTGGATTTCGAGTTCAAGCAGTAA
- a CDS encoding PLP-dependent aminotransferase family protein — MTNLLLYQRIAQQLAEDIRRGVYQPGERVPSVRKMSSQLNVSHATVLQAYANLEDQGLIRARPQSGYYVHQTPALTAPTPDIARVERPGLVTRSSIIQQVLVESRREGVFPLGAAVPSVDYLPVRALHQQLAKVTRFQSPRAFSYMFSPGFEPLRRQVAIRMRDAGVVVDPSEVVITHGCVDALQMSLRVLTRPGDLIAAESPTYYGLLQLADLLGLKVIEIPSDPATGMSLEALQLAANQWSIKALVLTTRLSNPLGGTMPEERQKQLLRLASDFDIQIVEDDIYGELMFEQGRTKALKAYDRLDRVIYCSSFSKTLSPGVRIGWMIAGKYQQEIQRLQTFSTHSACSVTQMGIAAYLENGGYDRHLRYIRQEYRKNLSAFQLAVQQYFPEGTQMTRPTGGFILWVSLPGRVNTQELHVRALQQGISIAPGLIFSNTEQFNHCIRLNCGIPWNREAERALMTLGLLATQLCQETAVGF, encoded by the coding sequence ATGACCAATCTTTTGCTCTATCAACGTATTGCTCAGCAACTGGCCGAAGACATCCGTCGGGGTGTCTATCAACCGGGGGAGCGCGTGCCTTCGGTGCGCAAGATGAGCTCGCAGCTCAACGTCAGCCATGCGACGGTGCTGCAGGCCTACGCCAATCTTGAGGATCAAGGGCTGATCCGCGCTCGGCCGCAGTCCGGTTACTACGTACACCAGACGCCCGCGTTGACGGCGCCGACGCCGGACATCGCACGGGTCGAGCGTCCTGGCTTGGTCACTCGCAGCAGTATCATTCAGCAAGTGCTGGTTGAGTCACGCCGCGAGGGTGTCTTTCCTCTGGGCGCGGCCGTGCCGAGTGTCGATTACCTGCCCGTGCGTGCCTTGCATCAGCAACTGGCCAAAGTCACCCGTTTCCAGAGCCCACGTGCGTTCAGCTACATGTTCAGTCCGGGGTTCGAGCCGTTGCGCCGTCAGGTGGCGATTCGCATGCGCGATGCCGGGGTGGTGGTCGATCCCTCGGAGGTCGTCATCACCCACGGTTGCGTCGACGCCTTGCAGATGTCGCTGCGTGTCCTGACCCGTCCGGGCGATCTGATTGCCGCCGAGTCGCCGACTTATTACGGGTTGCTGCAACTGGCCGATCTGCTGGGCCTCAAAGTTATCGAGATTCCCAGCGATCCAGCCACCGGGATGAGCCTTGAAGCCCTGCAACTGGCGGCTAACCAATGGTCGATCAAGGCCTTGGTACTGACCACTCGCCTGAGCAATCCCTTGGGCGGCACCATGCCAGAAGAGCGGCAGAAACAACTGCTGCGTCTGGCCTCTGATTTCGACATCCAGATCGTCGAAGACGACATCTATGGCGAACTGATGTTCGAGCAGGGCCGTACCAAGGCGCTGAAAGCCTACGACCGTCTGGACCGAGTGATTTACTGCTCAAGTTTTTCCAAGACGCTGTCCCCAGGCGTGCGAATCGGCTGGATGATCGCCGGTAAATATCAGCAGGAAATCCAGCGTTTGCAGACATTCAGCACTCATTCGGCATGCAGCGTTACACAGATGGGGATTGCAGCCTATTTAGAGAACGGTGGTTACGACCGGCATTTGCGCTACATCCGGCAGGAGTACCGTAAAAATCTCAGTGCTTTCCAACTTGCCGTGCAGCAGTACTTCCCCGAAGGCACGCAAATGACCCGACCTACCGGCGGTTTCATTCTGTGGGTGAGTCTGCCGGGACGGGTCAATACCCAAGAACTCCACGTGCGTGCTTTGCAGCAGGGTATCAGCATTGCGCCGGGCCTGATTTTCAGTAACACCGAGCAATTCAACCACTGCATACGCTTGAACTGTGGGATTCCCTGGAACCGTGAAGCGGAACGAGCATTGATGACTCTAGGGCTGCTCGCCACCCAGCTGTGCCAGGAGACAGCAGTCGGTTTTTGA
- a CDS encoding OmpA family protein produces the protein MSLKSKALGGLILAGCATLYGCAGQHSDVALQLASADFQKVKEDANVLRIAPKDVIRAGESLARADRLSSYWGSGADVAHYAYLSQRYSEIAREHSNQVLNQERETKLELERQRLQLALRESKLISVQQQGKWLEEQIVALATTQTDRGLVMTLGDVLFDTGEAELKNSANRVVLKIVQFLQLNPKRVVRIEGYTDSTGGKQENLKLSRDRAQSVADVLMDLGIDDKRIQVEGYGDEYPVDVNASERGRAQNRRVEIVFSDEKGQLGAAR, from the coding sequence ATGAGCCTCAAGAGCAAAGCCCTCGGCGGATTGATCCTGGCAGGCTGCGCAACCCTTTACGGGTGTGCCGGCCAGCACAGTGACGTGGCGTTGCAGCTCGCCAGCGCCGACTTCCAGAAGGTCAAGGAAGATGCCAACGTGTTGCGTATCGCGCCCAAGGACGTGATACGCGCCGGTGAGTCCCTGGCTCGTGCTGATCGTCTGTCCAGCTATTGGGGCAGTGGCGCGGATGTTGCGCACTACGCTTATCTGAGCCAGCGATACAGTGAAATCGCTCGGGAGCACAGCAACCAAGTGCTCAACCAAGAGCGGGAAACGAAACTTGAACTCGAGCGTCAGCGTCTGCAACTGGCCTTGCGCGAATCAAAGCTGATCAGTGTGCAGCAGCAGGGCAAGTGGCTAGAAGAGCAGATCGTTGCGCTGGCTACGACCCAGACTGACCGCGGTCTGGTGATGACGCTTGGCGACGTGCTCTTCGACACCGGAGAAGCTGAGTTGAAGAATTCGGCGAATCGCGTCGTACTCAAGATTGTGCAGTTTCTGCAACTCAATCCAAAGCGTGTGGTACGCATCGAGGGCTACACCGACAGCACCGGCGGTAAGCAGGAAAACCTCAAGCTGTCCCGTGACCGGGCGCAATCCGTGGCGGACGTGCTGATGGACTTGGGCATCGACGATAAACGTATTCAAGTCGAAGGCTATGGTGATGAATACCCGGTTGATGTGAACGCCTCCGAGCGGGGGCGAGCACAAAACCGTCGGGTGGAAATTGTGTTCTCCGACGAAAAAGGCCAGCTCGGCGCTGCCCGCTAA
- a CDS encoding DUF4398 domain-containing protein, whose amino-acid sequence MSIRPPFAALAVLALAGCAADPAPNEQIRLTEQAVEQAKAVGATADEVPELRLAEDKFAQAKADMTEQSFKDARMQAEQAELDARLAEARVLTLKSQEQLNVLNTRIARLRKQLGDAK is encoded by the coding sequence GTGAGTATTCGACCTCCTTTCGCTGCCCTGGCCGTTCTGGCTCTGGCGGGTTGTGCAGCCGATCCGGCGCCGAATGAACAGATACGCTTGACTGAGCAGGCGGTGGAGCAAGCCAAGGCTGTTGGCGCCACCGCAGACGAAGTGCCGGAGCTGAGACTGGCCGAAGACAAGTTCGCCCAGGCCAAGGCTGACATGACCGAGCAATCCTTCAAGGACGCGCGCATGCAAGCCGAGCAGGCTGAGCTAGACGCGCGTCTTGCCGAAGCCCGCGTGTTGACCCTCAAGAGTCAGGAGCAATTGAACGTACTCAATACCCGCATCGCTCGCCTGCGTAAGCAACTGGGAGATGCCAAATGA
- a CDS encoding substrate-binding periplasmic protein has product MDLRRVCSWSLLMGLAMLPGLSLAAGKCERLVVTGSPDAPPYLWQDPQNPKHLIGASADLLQHVAGELGIKVELLYAGKRSQALDEVRSGRMDMLADTPLTLSEVQTLDYIYPALLENDYLVWTRKRSPLVYNEPKDLEGHPGAVSEKARLTQEFGAFAGRKLTLVRTQNLTQAFQKLLLGEVEFVLAGRYSGMAVAQTLSMANDLQTYPQPVDKPGLFLAVSHNSACNDPWLRGQLAKKMTELPASGLTETVLLRNVERWKAQRSQPQPHPVSTPKQ; this is encoded by the coding sequence ATGGATTTGCGCCGGGTGTGTAGCTGGTCATTGCTGATGGGGCTGGCGATGTTGCCGGGCCTGTCTCTTGCTGCCGGCAAGTGCGAGCGCCTGGTGGTCACTGGCAGCCCGGATGCACCACCGTATTTGTGGCAGGATCCGCAAAATCCAAAGCACCTGATTGGCGCCAGTGCTGACTTGTTGCAACACGTGGCGGGGGAGTTGGGCATCAAGGTCGAACTGCTTTATGCCGGTAAACGCTCCCAGGCCCTCGACGAAGTGCGCAGCGGGCGTATGGATATGCTGGCTGATACACCGTTGACGCTCAGTGAGGTGCAAACCCTGGATTATATTTATCCAGCGTTGTTGGAAAACGATTACCTGGTCTGGACTCGCAAGCGGTCGCCGCTGGTTTATAACGAGCCGAAAGACCTTGAAGGTCATCCCGGCGCAGTGTCGGAAAAGGCCCGTTTGACCCAGGAATTTGGTGCTTTTGCTGGGCGGAAATTGACCCTGGTTCGTACTCAAAACCTAACGCAGGCCTTTCAGAAATTGCTGCTGGGTGAGGTGGAATTTGTCTTGGCTGGACGTTATTCGGGGATGGCCGTCGCGCAGACACTGTCCATGGCTAATGACTTGCAAACGTATCCGCAACCCGTGGATAAACCCGGTTTGTTCCTCGCTGTTTCCCATAACTCCGCCTGCAACGATCCGTGGTTGCGCGGACAACTGGCCAAAAAGATGACAGAATTGCCCGCCTCCGGACTGACGGAAACCGTGCTGCTGCGCAATGTCGAGCGCTGGAAAGCACAACGCTCACAACCGCAACCACACCCCGTCAGTACCCCAAAACAGTAG